The following proteins are co-located in the Sporosarcina pasteurii genome:
- a CDS encoding LysM peptidoglycan-binding domain-containing protein — protein sequence MQYFYTVRTGDSLSKIAEQHNVLLANLIAANRIQNPDQLAVGEQLSIPASMHNYIVQSGDSVYQLAGKFGVSIATIAEENQLQSPYLLKVGQRLRIPPGVPYYTVQEGDTLEVIARRFNVRTKGITKTSLIQELNQLPTTAITTGMRLKIPYAPIGESGFIAYTSRLEGGPDIWLYDVESGVNKRLTTELGATHSKPIWSMDSSKIAFVGKNQIIYIIYHESGLIGAIDQLAEGGDFTLNWSPDNETLAYTARGKIILYNTRTHESEQLDQAGVSNVNWFPNGKELLFQAVDNEGVSQLYRSSLTGTDREQITNNTEGPMHEVQLSKDGKYVLYTTPGVSISLIYVVEVASGKTFEVKGGPEAKNYFPTWASDSKQIAYSSTELKGQQYRSQIRTVHFDGKNDQIQALSNCFSTPVTWSPKNERIAYLSGCGEEYASEMWAVDIEKRFLVKLIDDNQIDALQWSPSAIADFTTAEFTSDVYEVNFQYPLGWQKVNEERYEGDDGFFQVSAISGSDNLEEVCQIEANQELQPYGSKPTILKSENPEVESCLIMPSDDQPAEMKNQAAFIVKYPTPIIIKGTTYNYFILWADKEHIKEISSTVMFLP from the coding sequence ATGCAATATTTTTATACAGTACGAACCGGGGATAGTTTATCTAAAATTGCGGAACAACATAATGTTTTGTTGGCTAATTTAATTGCGGCGAATCGGATTCAAAACCCTGATCAATTGGCCGTAGGGGAACAGTTATCAATTCCTGCGAGCATGCATAATTATATAGTTCAATCAGGAGATTCTGTTTATCAACTTGCGGGGAAATTTGGGGTTTCCATTGCGACGATAGCAGAGGAAAATCAACTCCAATCCCCGTATCTACTGAAGGTTGGTCAAAGATTAAGAATTCCACCTGGGGTCCCTTATTATACAGTGCAAGAAGGGGATACATTAGAAGTGATTGCCCGGCGATTCAATGTTCGCACGAAAGGAATCACTAAAACTTCACTGATTCAAGAGTTGAATCAGTTGCCAACTACCGCGATAACAACAGGGATGCGACTGAAAATACCGTATGCACCTATTGGAGAAAGTGGATTTATTGCGTACACTTCTCGTCTTGAAGGAGGACCAGACATTTGGTTGTATGACGTGGAAAGTGGCGTGAATAAACGACTTACGACTGAACTAGGTGCGACTCATTCAAAACCGATTTGGTCGATGGATAGTAGTAAAATCGCTTTTGTTGGGAAGAATCAAATCATTTATATTATTTATCATGAATCCGGGCTGATTGGGGCGATAGATCAATTAGCAGAAGGCGGAGACTTTACATTAAATTGGTCACCTGATAATGAAACGCTTGCCTATACAGCTAGGGGGAAAATCATTCTATATAACACGCGCACACATGAGAGCGAACAATTGGATCAAGCAGGTGTTTCGAATGTAAATTGGTTTCCGAATGGTAAAGAATTATTGTTTCAGGCGGTTGATAATGAAGGCGTAAGTCAACTTTACCGCAGTTCATTGACCGGGACAGATAGAGAACAAATAACGAATAATACGGAAGGACCAATGCATGAGGTACAACTTTCTAAAGATGGGAAATATGTTTTATATACAACACCGGGAGTTAGTATTTCGTTGATATACGTTGTAGAGGTGGCTTCGGGGAAAACATTTGAGGTCAAGGGTGGACCTGAAGCGAAAAATTATTTTCCAACATGGGCATCCGATTCAAAGCAAATTGCCTACAGTAGTACCGAATTAAAAGGACAGCAATATCGTTCGCAAATACGAACGGTTCATTTTGATGGTAAAAATGATCAAATCCAAGCGCTATCGAATTGCTTTTCGACACCGGTAACATGGTCGCCAAAAAATGAACGCATTGCCTATTTATCTGGATGTGGTGAAGAATATGCGTCTGAAATGTGGGCAGTCGATATTGAAAAGAGGTTCCTTGTTAAACTGATAGATGATAATCAAATTGATGCGTTACAATGGTCTCCATCGGCCATAGCCGATTTCACGACAGCAGAATTTACGAGTGACGTCTACGAAGTCAACTTTCAATATCCGTTAGGTTGGCAGAAAGTGAATGAGGAAAGATATGAGGGTGACGATGGATTCTTTCAAGTATCAGCGATAAGTGGTTCAGATAATCTAGAGGAAGTTTGCCAAATAGAAGCAAATCAAGAACTACAACCTTATGGATCGAAGCCTACGATTCTAAAGTCCGAAAATCCTGAAGTGGAATCATGTCTCATTATGCCTTCAGATGATCAACCTGCCGAAATGAAAAATCAAGCTGCATTTATCGTTAAATATCCAACACCCATTATCATTAAAGGCACAACGTATAATTATTTTATTTTATGGGCGGATAAAGAGCATATTAAAGAAATTTCATCTACCGTTATGTTTTTACCGTGA
- a CDS encoding acetyl-CoA carboxylase biotin carboxyl carrier protein subunit, with protein MSKITANMAGSVWKVLVAVGEEVKEGQDVVILESMKMEIPIAAEKDGVVKAVNIHEGDFVNEQDVLVELD; from the coding sequence ATGTCAAAGATAACAGCCAATATGGCAGGCAGTGTTTGGAAAGTGTTGGTCGCGGTCGGTGAGGAAGTGAAGGAGGGGCAAGATGTCGTTATTTTGGAATCAATGAAAATGGAGATTCCGATTGCGGCTGAAAAAGATGGTGTCGTAAAAGCAGTAAATATTCACGAAGGTGATTTTGTAAATGAGCAAGACGTCCTCGTTGAACTTGATTGA
- a CDS encoding enoyl-CoA hydratase: protein MQTVQVVSWSLKENIATITIDNPPVNVLSEEVVEQLTHSLDEIENEPNVKVVIITGSGEKAFMAGGDIKGFPNWIGKGVPLAKEKSLWLQGPLNKIEQLPYPTIAAINGLALGGGCELALSCDIRIAEEQVEIGLPEVKLGLFPGAGGTQRLSRLIGLSKAKEMIFTGDAVSANKAKEIGLVNHVVPKGEALAESIALGKKMTRHSSVAITLAKQAMDTGIEQTLEEGLHTEAERFGEVFQTVDVREGVQAFIEKRQPNFLDK from the coding sequence ATGCAAACTGTACAAGTGGTTTCATGGTCATTAAAAGAAAACATCGCAACCATCACAATCGATAACCCGCCTGTAAATGTGCTGAGTGAGGAAGTCGTTGAGCAGTTAACGCATAGTTTAGATGAAATTGAAAATGAACCAAATGTAAAAGTAGTGATTATTACCGGAAGCGGTGAAAAAGCTTTCATGGCAGGTGGGGATATTAAAGGATTTCCGAATTGGATAGGAAAAGGTGTTCCTCTAGCGAAAGAAAAGTCCTTATGGCTTCAAGGACCCCTTAATAAGATTGAGCAATTGCCCTATCCAACAATTGCTGCCATAAATGGACTGGCACTTGGCGGTGGATGCGAATTGGCGCTCAGTTGCGATATCCGAATTGCGGAAGAGCAAGTTGAAATCGGGCTTCCTGAAGTGAAGTTAGGGCTTTTTCCGGGGGCAGGTGGTACACAACGCTTATCGCGGTTAATTGGCCTGTCCAAAGCGAAAGAAATGATTTTTACAGGAGATGCTGTTTCCGCAAACAAAGCAAAAGAAATCGGACTTGTGAATCATGTCGTGCCAAAGGGGGAAGCATTGGCGGAATCGATTGCCCTTGGTAAAAAAATGACGCGCCACTCATCGGTGGCAATTACGTTAGCGAAGCAGGCGATGGATACGGGAATTGAACAAACGCTTGAAGAAGGGCTACACACAGAGGCGGAGCGGTTTGGGGAGGTCTTTCAAACTGTAGACGTACGGGAAGGCGTACAAGCATTTATTGAAAAGCGTCAACCAAATTTTTTAGATAAATGA
- a CDS encoding GntP family permease, protein MNLIIILLALGFLMFFAYRGYSVIIVAPLCALFAVFFTDPSYVLPFFSSIFLEKMVGCIKLYFPVFLLGAIFGKVIEMTGIAERIAKVIIRFIGEKQAILTVVLMGAILTYSGVSLFVVVFAIYPFAAQLFRQANIPKRLIPATIAFSAFTFSMDAIPGSPQIQNVIPTTFFNTTVYAAPILGSIGALFIFMSGMLYLESRRRKAVKIGEGYYGIGKHRIIEQEPANEIAATLDTSIPMPDVRIEVKDWLAFIPLVLVGVLNKIFTTFIPKWYADGFDFAAIGLEDYGVLNLGQHLSLWSVELALLVGIISAIALNFEAAKEKFKVGLNEGISGSILATMNTASEFGFGGIIAILPGFAMIQQTLSTTFTNPLVNGAVLTNVLAGITGSGSGGVSIVLGIMADKYVEAAAAFDIPLEVMHRVVSMAAGGMDTLPHNGAVITLLMVCGLTHRQAYKDIFAITILKTAACFAVIAVYLLTGIV, encoded by the coding sequence ATGAATCTGATTATCATTCTATTAGCACTAGGCTTCTTAATGTTTTTTGCCTATCGCGGCTATTCTGTCATTATTGTTGCACCACTTTGTGCATTATTTGCGGTTTTCTTTACGGATCCTAGCTATGTGCTGCCTTTTTTCTCGAGTATATTTTTAGAGAAAATGGTTGGTTGTATTAAATTATACTTTCCTGTCTTTCTTCTCGGGGCAATATTTGGAAAGGTGATTGAAATGACTGGTATTGCGGAGCGAATTGCAAAGGTCATTATTCGCTTTATTGGGGAAAAGCAAGCAATATTAACCGTGGTACTAATGGGGGCAATTTTAACGTATAGCGGGGTAAGTTTATTTGTTGTGGTATTTGCGATTTATCCTTTTGCAGCTCAATTATTTCGTCAAGCAAATATACCAAAGCGATTAATCCCGGCAACGATTGCATTTAGTGCATTTACATTTTCAATGGATGCAATTCCAGGTTCACCGCAAATACAAAATGTGATTCCGACAACATTCTTTAATACAACTGTATATGCGGCACCGATATTAGGATCAATTGGCGCACTATTTATCTTTATGAGTGGAATGTTATATTTAGAGAGCCGTCGAAGAAAAGCAGTTAAAATTGGTGAAGGATATTACGGAATCGGTAAACACCGAATTATTGAACAAGAGCCTGCCAATGAGATTGCTGCTACGTTAGATACATCAATTCCAATGCCCGATGTAAGGATAGAGGTAAAAGATTGGTTAGCGTTTATTCCGTTAGTCCTGGTTGGTGTATTGAATAAAATTTTCACGACCTTTATTCCGAAATGGTATGCGGATGGATTTGACTTTGCTGCAATTGGACTGGAAGACTACGGGGTGCTTAACTTAGGGCAGCATTTATCGCTATGGTCGGTGGAGTTGGCATTACTTGTCGGGATTATTTCAGCAATTGCATTAAATTTCGAAGCGGCTAAAGAGAAGTTTAAAGTAGGATTAAATGAAGGTATAAGTGGTTCCATCCTTGCGACAATGAATACGGCATCTGAATTCGGGTTCGGGGGAATTATCGCAATTCTTCCGGGGTTTGCGATGATTCAACAAACACTTTCCACGACATTTACGAATCCTTTAGTCAACGGGGCTGTGTTAACGAATGTTCTTGCAGGCATTACGGGTTCAGGTTCGGGGGGAGTCAGTATCGTATTAGGGATTATGGCAGACAAATATGTGGAAGCGGCTGCTGCATTTGACATTCCACTCGAAGTTATGCACCGAGTTGTCTCCATGGCAGCGGGTGGAATGGATACATTGCCGCATAACGGGGCAGTCATTACATTATTAATGGTCTGCGGATTAACGCACCGACAGGCATATAAAGATATCTTTGCGATTACGATTTTGAAAACAGCCGCCTGTTTTGCAGTGATCGCAGTTTATTTATTGACTGGCATCGTGTAA